The genomic DNA CTGCGCCACACGGTCGCAACGGACAATACCACCGAAGATGTTCACCAAGATGGCTTTCACGTTCGGGTCTTGAAGAATGATACGGAATGCTTGTTCCACTCGGGCAGCATCGGCTGTTCCGCCCACATCCAAGAAATTGGCAGGCTCAAAACCGAGTAGCTTGATCATATCCATGGTGGCCATTGCAAGACCGGCACCGTTTACCATGCAACCAACGTTTCCGTCCAGTTTCACGTAGTTCAACCCCACTTTACCAGCCTCAACTTCCGTTGGATCTTCTTCGGTCTCATCACGCATTTCTGCGTAATCCTTGTGGCGGTACAATGCGTTTCCGTCCAAGGTCACTTTCGCATCCACAGCCAAGATCTTATCGTCTGATGTTTTCAGAACCGGATTGATCTCAAACATGCTGCTGTCGCTTGAAACGTAAGCCTGATACAGCGCTCCAACGAACTTCACCATCTCTTTAAATGCCTGTCCTGAAAGCCCCAAGTTGAACGCGATCTTTCGTGCCTGAAAAGGCTGCAATCCCAAACCCGGATCGATCTCTTCCTTGAAGATCAAGTGCGGGGTTTCCTCGGCAACGGTCTCAATGTCCATTCCACCTTCGGTAGAATACATCACCATGTTCTTGCCCGTGGCGCGGTTCATCAACACGCTCATGTAGAATTCCTCCGGCTCGCTATCGCCCGGATAGTAAACATCCTCCGCAATAAGAACCTTGTTCACCTTCTTGCCTTTCTCGCCTGTCTGCTTGGTAACAAGCGTTCCGCCAAGGATTCCTTTCACGGTCTCTTCTACTTTATCAATTCCTTTTGCAAGAACAACCCCGCGATAATCGGTCTCTTTCACGGTTCCCTTACCGCGACCACCAGCATGGATCTGCGCCTTTACCACATACCAGCCTGTGCCGGTCTCATCGGTAAGTTCCTGCGCAGCCTTTACTGCATCTTCCACCTTGTCAACCACTTTACCGCGTTGCACGGTAACTCCGAAGCCGCTAAGAATGCCCTTAGCCTGATATTCATGAATGTTCATCTGCTATTACTTTTTGGAATGCCGAAAGTAGGCCTTTTAGGCAAACAGAACTGTTGATAAACAGGACAATTGTCCTCTGTTTTCCACTATTTGGCAACTGTCACATAGCCAGCGCGCGAATAGGAGTTCACCTCGGCAACAAAATAGAACGTTCCGTTGGACACAGGATGTCCCTTTTGATCGGTTCCCGGCCAGCAGTAACCGTTCTCAACATCGTTGGAATCGTAAATGAACATGCCCCAACGGTCCCAGATGCGGAGTCGGTAGCATTCTGCGTAGGCTTCGTGCCAGAAAGGCGCCAAGCAATCATTGAAGCCATCACCGTTAGGTGTGATGATATTTCCTGCGTTGATGGTGTCGAAATCGATTCCGAGCCACATTTCAGAAACATCAAGCCATGCAGTGTCCGAACATTCCCCTTCATTTGGATATGCATATGCAACCATCATTACATTGGGTCCGAATCCATTGGGCGTCTCATAAACTGGATTTTCGGATGTATCGGTTGCCACTTCGAAATCCCATAGATAAGCCACGGCATTTTCAGACTCGTTGGTGAATTTGAGTATGAAATTCTCGTTGTCGCATTGTGGTTCAGAAATATAACTGAATGCGGCACTTGCCGTTTCAACAACCGCTGCGGTAAATGTCGTATCAGATTCGCAGCCCTTGTCAGTTGTAGCGCTAAGTGTCACCTCATACTCCCCTACAGAAGGATACTGGTATGAAGGAGATTGCTGATCGGAAGTAGCACCAGCATCGCCAAAATCCCACGACCAACTGACAATATTACCCGATTGTATGGTTGAATTATTGGCAAAATCCGTCTGCAAACCGATACAGGTTATAGAAGGTGTAGCATCAAATTCAGGCAAGGGATGAACAGTGACAGTCGCCTCCGCTGTGTCCAAGCACCCATTTTCGTTTTCCAAGATGAGTGTAACGGTATAATCTCCAGGGGCAGCATACATATACTGTGGTAACGTATCGGTCGATGTACCCTGACCATCGCCAAAATCCCAATTCCAATTGGTAAGCTGCAAAGGCGTAATTCCCTGCTCTGCGAAGTTGAATGACATATCCACCGGCTCCATGCTTTCATTTTGGCAAACATCCGGTACATCGATACTCGCAATCGGATAATTGTTCACGTAAACCACATAAAAGTCATTTCCGTAACATCCTAAACTATCCATGGCGAATACTGAAAAGTTGCCCGACTGAGCCCAATAACTCGCGGTTTGAGTTCCATCTTGCCATTCATAAGTAACAGGACCCGTTGCCCCATCCAACGCCACTGTAAGTAATGTGCTGTCATTGCATGCAATTCCCTTGTACTCCGGAGTAACATCAGCAATAATGTTGTTGAAGTAGAAGGTGAATGTGAAGTTTGAATACCCCACTACAGGACAGTTATCATCGTAAGCCTGAAACACTAAGGCCTGAGTGTTGATATTGCTCAGATTCGGAGCCCATGTAAAATGACCTATCACCGAACCTGGATTGGCCGTATCAGGTTCCACCTCAAATGTTGCACCTTGAAAATCGGAAAGGTTTCCAACGTTCAAATAATAATTGGGTCCTTGCTGCGTGTTGCCCAAATAAATATCAAAGGAGATGGTATCCTCGGTACAAACGACAATTGAGTCAGCGTCAAAACCAGGAAGGTAATTTGTTTCAAACAATCCATCCGGATTCTGTGGGCAAGAAGTGACCACCGTGACCTGAAAATCGCGCATCACTCTTCCGATGAGCACTCCATTTCGGTATTCCTCCACCATAACACCCATTACGGCCACAGCTTGTTCTGTAGGTGTGATGTTCAAAATGCCGTTGGTGAATGTGAGGTTGGAATTGTTTATCGGGTTGGAAGAGGAATAACCGGAAACGTACGATACGGTAGAATTAGAACCCGTCAAAGGCGTGTAAAGGCTGTACACCAGCATGTCTCCATCATAGTCCGTAGCGGTATGAATCATGGTGTTGGGCTGATTGAGGCAAATGATGCCACGTGCAGGAAGATCGAACTGGGGCGAACTGTTGTTCGGTGCATCAACGCTGTTCAAAAAGGCCTCTACGTAAATATCTTCCGAACCAGGGCTTTGAATTGTTTGGATACTTGCACTACGTGCATTCTCCGAATACGAGAAAACGTAATCGCTGCATGGCTGCAAGGTCACGGTACCCTCATAAACGATCTCCTGAATGCCAGGTAAACTACCATTACCACAGTTTGATGCCTGACAATAGATTGGGATCTCATAATCCTGCAAATACTGATCGAACGGAGGTCCATAGACCGGTGGATCCTGTAGCTGAAGGGTTATGGAACTATTGTAGCAACTTGAGTTGATGTCAATCGTATGACCGACACTTGCGATGGACACCGTTCCTCCGCAATCGCGGTAAAAGGTAAGCCTCAGCAGGTATTGGTTATTTCCCAAAGACTGATAAGTAAGTTCTGCTCCCAAAGCATGCGAAGCATGTGCCTCGCTCAACGAAAAGAGCGTTAAGGCTGCAATGGAAATAACCGATGCAAGCAGGGAAGTAGTATGTTTGAACATAGGGGTTGATTGAATAATTGGTGAACAAAGTAAAATAATCCGATCAAACTGCCGAATAAATTATCTTCTAAACGAAAACGGGAGGCCGAAGCCTCCCGTCTCCGTTCTAAAAAACAGATCGCTAACCGTTTATGCCACGGTACCAATCCACTTTTCTGCTCCAAAGCATGATGGTGGCCAGGATGAGGAAAAGTCCGATACTTCCGACCAAAAGGGCGGTGTCTTCCAATTGCAGAATGATGTAAATGAAACCGTACATCACCGTAAGCAGCCCGCCCAGAAATGCGGTGAGCTTGAAACTCGTAAGCATGTTCGAGCTGTAGATGGTGATCAGCAAGGTTGTTCCGATGGCACCAATTAAATAG from Flavobacteriales bacterium includes the following:
- the sucC gene encoding ADP-forming succinate--CoA ligase subunit beta, translating into MNIHEYQAKGILSGFGVTVQRGKVVDKVEDAVKAAQELTDETGTGWYVVKAQIHAGGRGKGTVKETDYRGVVLAKGIDKVEETVKGILGGTLVTKQTGEKGKKVNKVLIAEDVYYPGDSEPEEFYMSVLMNRATGKNMVMYSTEGGMDIETVAEETPHLIFKEEIDPGLGLQPFQARKIAFNLGLSGQAFKEMVKFVGALYQAYVSSDSSMFEINPVLKTSDDKILAVDAKVTLDGNALYRHKDYAEMRDETEEDPTEVEAGKVGLNYVKLDGNVGCMVNGAGLAMATMDMIKLLGFEPANFLDVGGTADAARVEQAFRIILQDPNVKAILVNIFGGIVRCDRVAQGVVDAYKNMGEIHVPIIVRLQGTNAEEAKQIIDNSGLKVMSAIALKEAAEKVQEALS
- a CDS encoding PKD domain-containing protein, with translation MFKHTTSLLASVISIAALTLFSLSEAHASHALGAELTYQSLGNNQYLLRLTFYRDCGGTVSIASVGHTIDINSSCYNSSITLQLQDPPVYGPPFDQYLQDYEIPIYCQASNCGNGSLPGIQEIVYEGTVTLQPCSDYVFSYSENARSASIQTIQSPGSEDIYVEAFLNSVDAPNNSSPQFDLPARGIICLNQPNTMIHTATDYDGDMLVYSLYTPLTGSNSTVSYVSGYSSSNPINNSNLTFTNGILNITPTEQAVAVMGVMVEEYRNGVLIGRVMRDFQVTVVTSCPQNPDGLFETNYLPGFDADSIVVCTEDTISFDIYLGNTQQGPNYYLNVGNLSDFQGATFEVEPDTANPGSVIGHFTWAPNLSNINTQALVFQAYDDNCPVVGYSNFTFTFYFNNIIADVTPEYKGIACNDSTLLTVALDGATGPVTYEWQDGTQTASYWAQSGNFSVFAMDSLGCYGNDFYVVYVNNYPIASIDVPDVCQNESMEPVDMSFNFAEQGITPLQLTNWNWDFGDGQGTSTDTLPQYMYAAPGDYTVTLILENENGCLDTAEATVTVHPLPEFDATPSITCIGLQTDFANNSTIQSGNIVSWSWDFGDAGATSDQQSPSYQYPSVGEYEVTLSATTDKGCESDTTFTAAVVETASAAFSYISEPQCDNENFILKFTNESENAVAYLWDFEVATDTSENPVYETPNGFGPNVMMVAYAYPNEGECSDTAWLDVSEMWLGIDFDTINAGNIITPNGDGFNDCLAPFWHEAYAECYRLRIWDRWGMFIYDSNDVENGYCWPGTDQKGHPVSNGTFYFVAEVNSYSRAGYVTVAK